One part of the Andrena cerasifolii isolate SP2316 chromosome 4, iyAndCera1_principal, whole genome shotgun sequence genome encodes these proteins:
- the LOC143368345 gene encoding flavin reductase (NADPH) isoform X2, producing MNRIVVFGATGNTGLCALNSAINKGLNVRAFVRDTEKVPANFRDKVETIVGDVTNAEQVSNAVSNRDAVVVVLGTRNDLSSTTVLSQGMRNIIDAMKAHNVGVVSVCLSAFLFYKPEAVPGIFKNLNADHQRMFDLLKESQLNWIAVLPPHIADAPSSKYVVKYDESPGRAISKHDLGAFLIESLEQTERYQRVCGIANVS from the exons ATGAACCGAATAGTGGTATTTGGAGCTACAGGCAATACAGGATTGTGTGCCTTAAACAGTGCCATAAACAAGG GATTAAACGTAAGGGCGTTTGTGAGGGACACGGAGAAAGTACCAGCAAATTTCCGAGATAAAGTAGAAACGATCGTTGGTGACGTTACCAATGCGGAACAAGTCTCGAATGCAGTATCTAACAGAGATGCGGTGGTCGTCGTGCTCGGCACGCGGAATGACTTGA GTTCTACTACCGTGCTGTCTCAGGGCATGAGAAATATAATAGACGCTATGAAAGCGCATAACGTAGGCGTAGTATCAGTTTGTTTGTCCG CATTTCTGTTCTACAAGCCCGAAGCGGTGCCTGGtatatttaaaaacttaaatgcAGACCACCAACGTATGTTTGACCTTCTGAAGGAAAGCCAATTAAACTGGATCGCGGTATTGCCCCCTCACATCGCAG ACGCTCCGAGCTCGAAGTATGTAGTGAAATACGACGAGTCCCCTGGCCGAGCTATTTCCAAGCACGATTTGGGCGCTTTTCTTATCGAAAGTCTTGAACAAACAGAGCGCTATCAAAGAGTCTGTGGTATCGCGAATGTTTCGTAG